A single region of the Blattabacterium cuenoti genome encodes:
- the rnr gene encoding ribonuclease R: MKSKKIKNKHYTNFATGHINITIHGYAFVNIEGFQKDIFIPKNKINRALEGDLVQIGFRKNRKGIKKAGEVLKIIKRKNIKFIGILKFNIQSNLKHASVIVNKIHVNIIIPINNKNLKEYHHNDKVLVQIISWPKKLQNPFGKIIKIFGTSGEYNTEIFSLLEEYKIPYKFSKKIEDEAKQIFLKKNLDTHLRRDMRNIRTFTIDPFDAKDFDDAISIKKLNFDIWEIGIHISDVSHYINEETLLDKEAYTRATSIYFVGKVIPMLPKILSNDLCSLQPKKDRLSFSYIFNIDSKGKILKNWFGKTIIRSDRKFTYDEVQKIIYEKKGDFYEDISTLFLISKILTKKRLKNGAIYLEKVEVKFNLDERKNPISLYLEKHNDAHQLIEELMLLTNRKISEFVSLNFNKESSNKFYIYRIHDKPDIQKIFFLKKVIEPLGYFLDLKNLKNSINNLLKKIKGKPEQNMIENLILRSMNKAKYSTKNIGHYGLSFIYYTHFTSPIRRYSDIIAHRLLHYYLNNNANKKIKTIEFYEKQSQYCSDKERLTVDAEREFLKYIQIKYIKKFLGKEFYGIITGFTDWSIYIELLLFQIEGMVRLRDIKDDCYVLNSNNCSIIGKKKRKIYHLGDKVKIKLIDINIEKKQIILDWNNYEKNTK; encoded by the coding sequence ATGAAATCAAAAAAAATAAAAAATAAACATTATACTAATTTTGCTACTGGACATATTAATATTACTATTCATGGATATGCTTTTGTAAATATTGAAGGATTTCAAAAAGATATTTTTATTCCAAAAAATAAAATAAATAGAGCTTTAGAAGGAGACTTAGTACAAATTGGATTTAGAAAAAATAGAAAAGGAATAAAAAAGGCAGGAGAAGTTCTAAAAATAATAAAAAGAAAAAATATAAAATTTATTGGAATATTAAAATTTAATATTCAATCTAATTTGAAACATGCATCAGTTATAGTTAATAAAATTCATGTAAATATTATTATTCCAATAAATAATAAAAATTTAAAAGAATATCATCATAATGATAAAGTATTAGTTCAAATAATTTCATGGCCTAAAAAACTACAAAATCCTTTTGGAAAAATTATCAAAATATTTGGAACATCTGGTGAATATAATACTGAAATTTTTTCATTATTAGAAGAATATAAAATACCATATAAATTTTCTAAAAAAATAGAAGATGAAGCAAAACAAATATTTTTAAAAAAAAATTTAGATACTCACCTTAGAAGAGATATGCGAAATATTAGAACTTTTACCATAGATCCTTTTGATGCAAAAGATTTTGATGATGCTATTTCTATAAAAAAATTAAATTTTGATATTTGGGAAATAGGAATACATATATCCGATGTTTCACATTATATCAATGAAGAAACTTTACTAGACAAAGAAGCATATACACGTGCTACATCTATTTATTTTGTAGGAAAAGTAATTCCTATGCTTCCAAAAATATTATCTAATGATCTTTGTTCTTTACAACCAAAAAAAGATAGATTAAGTTTTTCTTATATTTTTAATATAGATAGTAAAGGGAAAATATTAAAAAATTGGTTTGGAAAAACAATTATACGATCTGATAGAAAATTTACATATGATGAAGTTCAAAAAATTATATATGAAAAAAAAGGAGATTTTTACGAAGATATTTCTACATTATTTTTAATTTCTAAAATTTTAACCAAAAAAAGACTAAAAAATGGAGCTATTTATCTAGAAAAAGTTGAAGTAAAATTTAATTTGGATGAAAGAAAAAATCCAATATCTCTATATTTAGAGAAACATAATGATGCTCATCAATTAATAGAGGAATTAATGTTATTAACTAATAGAAAAATTTCAGAGTTTGTTAGTTTAAATTTTAATAAAGAATCTTCTAACAAATTCTATATATATAGAATACATGATAAACCAGATATTCAAAAAATTTTTTTTCTAAAAAAAGTGATAGAACCTTTAGGTTACTTTTTAGATTTAAAAAATTTAAAAAATTCTATTAATAATTTATTAAAAAAAATTAAAGGTAAACCTGAACAAAATATGATAGAAAATTTAATTCTTCGTTCGATGAATAAAGCTAAATATTCTACAAAAAATATAGGACATTATGGATTATCCTTTATTTATTATACTCATTTTACTTCTCCTATTAGAAGATATTCAGATATAATTGCTCATCGTTTATTACACTATTATTTAAATAATAATGCGAATAAAAAAATAAAAACAATAGAATTTTATGAAAAACAATCTCAATATTGTAGTGATAAAGAACGTTTAACTGTAGATGCAGAAAGAGAATTCCTAAAATATATACAAATAAAATACATAAAAAAATTTTTAGGAAAAGAATTTTATGGTATTATTACGGGATTTACTGATTGGAGTATTTATATAGAATTGTTATTATTTCAAATAGAAGGTATGGTACGTTTACGTGATATTAAAGATGATTGTTATGTTCTTAATTCAAATAATTGTAGTATAATTGGTAAAAAAAAAAGAAAAATTTATCATTTAGGAGATAAAGTAAAAATAAAACTTATAGATATAAATATAGAAAAAAAACAAATTATTCTTGATTGGAATAATTATGAAAAAAATACAAAATAA
- a CDS encoding PSP1 domain-containing protein produces MNKSCSNCFKKKKCIKEENIIGKNIIQKKSCYKFNIFDWLSNIKSPFEGNKYDFIEVKFKNDRKEFFINKEKIPIEKGNIVTVESKSNIGYDVGIVILTGELVKLQIKNKNINFNKIKNLYRKSTFKEINIWKNLKKKEFSTLLKAKKIAKKFNLFMKICDVEYQGDGDKAIFYYTAENRIDFRKLIKELASHFHTRIEMRQIGYRQETAKIGGIGSCGRELCCSTWLKNFKTVTTNSARYQQLSINIQKLTGQCNKLKCCLNYELDAYLTTIKNFPDFNSKIYTKKGIAQCMKIDVFKQKMWFSYVKNPNNWFRIEVKKIKEILEKNKKNKIAPPLEELTTINSSIQKIEFTFKDFSI; encoded by the coding sequence ATGAACAAATCATGTTCTAATTGTTTTAAAAAAAAAAAATGTATAAAAGAAGAAAATATCATAGGAAAAAACATCATTCAAAAAAAATCATGTTATAAATTTAATATATTCGATTGGTTATCAAACATTAAATCTCCTTTTGAAGGTAATAAATATGATTTTATTGAAGTTAAATTTAAAAATGATAGAAAGGAATTTTTTATAAATAAAGAAAAAATACCTATTGAAAAAGGTAACATTGTAACTGTAGAATCTAAATCTAATATAGGATATGATGTAGGAATAGTAATTTTAACTGGAGAATTAGTAAAATTACAAATAAAAAATAAGAATATTAATTTTAATAAAATTAAAAATTTATACAGAAAATCAACTTTTAAAGAAATAAATATTTGGAAAAATTTAAAAAAAAAAGAATTTTCAACTCTTTTAAAAGCTAAAAAAATTGCAAAAAAATTTAATCTTTTTATGAAAATTTGTGATGTAGAATATCAAGGAGATGGAGATAAAGCTATTTTTTATTATACAGCTGAAAATAGAATTGATTTTAGAAAATTAATTAAAGAATTAGCTTCGCATTTTCATACACGTATTGAAATGCGTCAAATAGGATATAGACAAGAAACGGCAAAAATAGGTGGAATAGGCTCTTGTGGACGTGAACTTTGTTGTTCTACTTGGTTAAAAAATTTTAAAACTGTTACTACTAATTCAGCAAGATATCAGCAACTTTCCATAAATATTCAAAAATTAACTGGACAATGCAATAAATTAAAATGTTGTCTAAATTATGAATTAGATGCTTATTTAACTACTATAAAAAATTTTCCTGATTTTAATAGCAAAATTTATACAAAAAAAGGTATTGCTCAATGTATGAAAATTGATGTTTTTAAACAGAAAATGTGGTTTTCTTATGTTAAGAATCCAAATAACTGGTTTAGAATAGAAGTAAAAAAAATTAAGGAAATTTTAGAAAAAAATAAAAAAAATAAAATAGCACCTCCTTTAGAGGAATTAACAACAATCAATAGTTCCATTCAAAAAATAGAATTTACATTTAAAGATTTTTCTATATAA
- a CDS encoding glycogen/starch synthase, with protein sequence MTGKRILYVSSDLFPFSSDNLISLSVLKATKFMQSIGNDVRIFMPRFGVINERRHQLHEVIRLSGINLVINDIDQPLLIKVASIPDARLQVYFIDNEEYFKRKAIDKDDNGVFFHDNDERALFFAKGVLETVKKLNWKPDIIHIYGWISSFIPLYIKNFYQNDPVYHNTKIIVSIYNNPFLGLLNKDIIKKIKSDGIKYNKLKLLESPNYFNLIKLSMYFSDAIIKGDLSFPKEIEDYIKVNKLLVLKYYPIEKIETVFQQFYKKTVLEQYKNF encoded by the coding sequence ATGACAGGTAAACGTATATTATATGTTTCTTCAGACTTATTTCCTTTTTCTTCAGATAATTTAATATCATTATCAGTTTTAAAAGCGACTAAGTTTATGCAATCAATAGGAAACGATGTACGTATATTTATGCCTCGTTTTGGAGTAATAAATGAAAGAAGGCATCAATTACATGAAGTAATCCGTTTATCAGGCATAAATTTAGTTATAAATGATATAGATCAACCATTATTGATAAAAGTAGCATCTATTCCTGATGCTAGATTGCAAGTTTATTTTATAGATAATGAAGAATATTTTAAAAGAAAGGCCATAGATAAAGATGATAATGGAGTTTTTTTTCACGATAATGATGAAAGAGCTTTATTTTTTGCTAAAGGAGTATTAGAAACTGTAAAAAAATTAAATTGGAAACCAGATATTATCCATATATATGGATGGATTAGTTCTTTCATACCTTTGTATATAAAAAATTTTTATCAAAACGATCCTGTATATCATAATACAAAAATAATTGTATCTATTTATAATAATCCTTTTTTAGGTTTATTAAATAAAGATATTATAAAAAAAATAAAATCTGATGGAATTAAATATAATAAATTAAAATTATTAGAAAGTCCGAATTATTTTAATCTTATTAAATTAAGTATGTATTTTTCAGATGCTATAATAAAAGGAGACCTATCTTTTCCTAAGGAAATAGAAGACTATATAAAAGTCAATAAATTGTTAGTATTAAAATATTATCCTATAGAAAAAATAGAAACCGTTTTTCAACAATTTTATAAAAAAACTGTTTTAGAACAATATAAAAATTTCTAA